Proteins encoded together in one Branchiostoma lanceolatum isolate klBraLanc5 chromosome 11, klBraLanc5.hap2, whole genome shotgun sequence window:
- the LOC136444871 gene encoding zinc transporter ZIP3-like, with protein MELLLVKGLCLGGTIIALFIMTVIPLKCVARPQTDFGQRQRRTSRVLGLMSCFAGGVFLATCFLGLLPTVREKVESALTMKDFKVNYPLAETVTIVGLLLSVFVEQIVHTCQKKPQRTGLLKMETLGSSKQTSRLGRSSESDSDSESSSDAEHQSLRYSTHNGHLHHDHFEGVGELTSFRSYVLLLALSVHSVFEGLAMGLQEDMGVFVNLYIGVMIHECLAAFALGVNLVSANMKTPTVLKLALLFCIMVPAGMGAGMGIQTQPGFVTAVISAILQGLAAGTFIHVTFFEILGRELEKDGDRLLKVLCLTVGFSILATIAFVLQR; from the exons ATGGAGCTGTTACTCGTGAAGGGCCTGTGTCTGGGAGGCACGATCATCGCCCTCTTCATCATGACTGTCATCCCGCTGAAATGTGTCGCTCGGCCGCAGACAGACTTCGGACAGAGACAGCGCCGGACGTCGCGCGTGCTGGGCCTGATGTCGTGCTTCGCTGGCGGGGTTTTCCTAGCCACGTGCTTCCTGGGCCTGTTGCCGACGGTCAGGGAGAAAGTGGAGAGTGCCTTGACTATGAAGGACTTTAAAGTCAACTATCCACTAGCAGAGACAGTCACTATT GTTGGTCTGCTCCTGTCAGTGTTTGTAGAACAGATAGTTCACACCTGTCAAAAGAAGCCCCAGAGAACAGGCTTACTGAAGATGGAGACTCTAGGCAGCAG TAAACAAACCAGTCGCCTGGGCAGAAGTAGCGAGTCGGACTCCGACAGCGAATCCTCGTCGGACGCGGAGCATCAGAGTTTACGCTACAGCACACACAACGGTCACCTGCACCACGACCATTTTGAGGGCGTGGGAGAGCTGACTTCGTTCCGCTCATACGTTCTGCTGCTGGCTCTGTCTGTGCACTCTGTGTTTGAGGGACTTGCCATGG GCCTCCAGGAGGATATGGGAGTGTTTGTTAACCTGTACATCGGAGTGATGATACACGAATGTCTGGCGGCCTTTGCGCTGGGTGTGAACCTGGTCTCCGCTAACATGAAGACGCCCACCGTGCTGAAACTGGCTCTGCTGTTCTGTATCATGGTACCCGCAGGCATGGGGGCAGGGATGGGCATACAG ACCCAGCCAGGGTTTGTGACTGCAGTGATCAGTGCAATCCTCCAGGGGCTGGCAGCGGGGACGTTCATCCACGTCACGTTCTTCGAGATCCTCGGGCGCGAGCTGGAAAAGGACGGGGACAGACTTCTCAAGGTTCTATGTCTGACTGTGGGATTCAGCATCCTGGCTACAATAGCATTTGTACTGCAGAGGTAG
- the LOC136445161 gene encoding transmembrane prolyl 4-hydroxylase-like: MAKGVFHVIVHATALLCCTVGICGETEELGTCAKDDGVDCGSRRLEVTPVITKLDGVEVGHVQDVILGGKTHQMMTLSMKPQVLEIKHFLTDEECDHMIRLAEKDGMFDSVTNTPTKSTNVKIMDMNRDTVLNLREFILTIENSFDIYLDEDDMLKMYSDLGMDANSDSKSRILKRHIVRSELRILPTFQLSYHFSADISRDELHGQDPKSVIDWLTEYVAKRPHKKSRMSRQAWLYPSKIRDKVLDGIQERVISLVGLPRILMDKNDEFQVVQYGPKGHYHAHWDSGSWTENYPCCHHLKTGSGQRCKSCRFMTVLLYLNEVEGGGATAFPIANNETFDEHSFRMSGKINLHRHCEEANLVVPAEKGKAIIWYNHHLDPTTGWVGELDSFTLHGGCGVTSGHKWIANKWILVSDDRGKDLDPNFRPNRT; encoded by the exons ATGGCAAAAGGCGTATTTCACGTGATTGTCCACGCGACCGCCCTGCTGTGCTGTACGGTGGGGATCTGTGGGGAGACGGAGGAACTAGGCACATGTGCGAAGGACGATGGGGTGGACTGTGGTTCACGGCGTTTGGAAGTCACACCCGTCATCACAAAGCTTGATGGCGTAGAG GTTGGACATGTGCAAGACGTAATTCTTGGCGGGAAAACACACCAGATGATGACCTTATCGATGAAACCGCAAGTCCTAG AGATTAAGCATTTCTTGACGGATGAAGAGTGTGATCACATGATCCGGCTGGCTGAGAAGGACGGCATGTTTGACAGTGTGACGAACACGCCCACCAAGTCTACTAACGTCAAAATCATGGACATGAACAGGGACACCGTTCTCAATCTCAGGGAG TTCATTCTGACGATTGAGAATTCGTTTGACATCTACTTGGATGAGGACGACATGCTGAAGAT GTATTCCGACTTGGGCATGGATGCCAACAGTGACAGTAAGTCAAGAATTCTTAAACGCCATATTGTCAGATCAGAACTTCGAATTCttccaacttttcaactttcttA CCACTTCTCAGCGGATATATCAAGAGACGAGCTGCATGGGCAAGATCCAAAGTCCGTCATTGATTGGCTGACGGAATACGTCGCCAAACGGCCGCACAAGAAGTCCCGGATGAGCCGACAGGCCTGGCTGTATCCCAGCAAGATTCGCGACAAGGTTCTTGACGGGATTCAAGAGAG GGTGATAAGTCTGGTGGGTTTGCCTCGTATCCTGATGGACAAGAACGACGAGTTCCAGGTGGTGCAGTACGGTCCGAAGGGGCACTACCACGCGCACTGGGACTCAGGCAGCTGGACAGAGAACTACCCGTGCTGTCACCACCTCAAGACCGGCAGCGGGCAGCGCTGTAAATCCTGCAG atTCATGACTGTGCTTCTGTACCTGAATGAAGTGGAGGGAGGCGGTGCCACTGCATTTCCAATCGCGAACAACGAGACATTTGACGAACAT TCATTCCGGATGAGTGGTAAGATTAACCTACATCGGCACTGCGAAGAGGCGAACCTAGTTGTACCGGCGGAAAAGGGGAAAGCTATCATCTGGTACAACCACCATCTGGATCCTACTACGG GGTGGGTGGGAGAGCTGGACAGTTTCACCCTGCACGGCGGCTGTGGCGTCACCAGTGGACACAAGTGGATCGCCAACAAGTGGATCCTGGTCAGCGATGACCGAGGCAAGGACCTGGACCCGAACTTTAGACCCAATAGGACATAA